The following coding sequences lie in one Bacteroidota bacterium genomic window:
- a CDS encoding SUMF1/EgtB/PvdO family nonheme iron enzyme, giving the protein MRKFILMAALVIVAFAANSANIQVTSAGLTAQDSTASPAYTKVKFNLAWDMGWRMSGGPANYDAAWIFVKYKVPGQDWKHATLSTTAGDYSIGSGAPSGGMTFNPTSDGKGVFVYRTSDGTGNISLTDVMLRWNYATDGVANNAQVRVQVFAIEMVYVPRGPFFVGDGNMTTAPSGSYGYRRSSGSGLGYMPYLVTSENALTFVASGYAATDKIYDPWVTAGYTLPTAFPKGYDGFYCMKYEISQEQYADFFNTLPNNAARTNRNIGANNSTYRNNWYWDAVVTDDVATSFTGKWRACNYLNFADGCAYADWAALRPMTEFEYEKACRGTDNTDPLNPKPIFPTTYEFPWGTTTYGCYTTTPTNDGAVNELITTTSAYNIQMNNTTATGPVRCGMFAYRTGTWPTPVTDRKRWAGASYYGILDLAGNVREAVVPSWYNYFSYAATFNGAVGDGQLNANGNADVAGWCVGGYTEITNTAATFYWHGYRGGCWYDAYNYGWVSNRDQNNTYTARNYYNGMRCVREL; this is encoded by the coding sequence ATGAGAAAGTTTATTCTGATGGCTGCTCTTGTAATTGTAGCCTTTGCCGCTAACTCGGCAAACATCCAGGTAACCAGTGCCGGCTTGACTGCGCAGGACTCAACAGCATCTCCTGCTTACACAAAAGTAAAATTCAACCTTGCCTGGGATATGGGCTGGCGTATGAGCGGAGGCCCAGCCAACTACGACGCCGCATGGATTTTTGTAAAGTACAAAGTTCCCGGACAAGACTGGAAACATGCAACCCTCTCAACCACCGCCGGTGATTATTCAATTGGCAGTGGAGCACCTTCGGGCGGTATGACCTTCAATCCGACCAGTGATGGAAAAGGTGTTTTTGTATATCGCACCAGCGACGGTACAGGCAACATCAGCCTTACCGACGTAATGCTTCGTTGGAATTATGCTACCGACGGTGTTGCGAACAATGCTCAGGTAAGGGTTCAGGTATTTGCCATAGAAATGGTATATGTACCCAGAGGTCCCTTCTTTGTTGGTGACGGCAATATGACAACCGCACCCAGTGGTTCCTACGGATACAGAAGAAGTTCAGGTTCCGGTCTCGGATATATGCCTTATCTGGTGACTTCCGAAAACGCTTTAACCTTTGTTGCGAGCGGTTACGCAGCAACAGACAAAATCTATGACCCTTGGGTAACCGCAGGATATACTTTACCGACAGCTTTCCCAAAAGGATATGATGGTTTTTATTGCATGAAGTATGAAATCAGTCAGGAGCAATATGCTGACTTCTTTAACACCCTGCCGAACAATGCAGCTAGAACGAATAGAAATATTGGTGCAAATAACTCCACCTACAGGAACAATTGGTATTGGGACGCTGTTGTAACAGATGATGTTGCGACTTCTTTTACCGGGAAATGGCGTGCATGCAATTATCTGAACTTCGCCGATGGCTGTGCTTATGCCGACTGGGCTGCACTGAGGCCGATGACAGAATTTGAATATGAAAAAGCATGCCGCGGTACAGATAATACCGACCCTCTCAACCCCAAACCGATATTCCCGACCACCTACGAATTTCCATGGGGAACAACTACATATGGTTGCTACACAACTACACCAACCAATGATGGTGCTGTTAATGAATTAATTACAACTACTTCAGCTTATAACATACAGATGAACAATACAACTGCTACAGGACCAGTACGTTGCGGTATGTTTGCTTACAGAACAGGTACATGGCCTACCCCTGTAACCGACCGTAAACGTTGGGCAGGCGCAAGTTACTATGGCATCCTTGATCTGGCAGGTAACGTTCGGGAAGCTGTTGTTCCATCGTGGTATAACTATTTCTCATATGCAGCCACCTTCAACGGCGCCGTCGGTGATGGACAGCTGAATGCCAATGGTAATGCTGATGTTGCCGGTTGGTGTGTTGGTGGTTACACAGAAATAACCAATACAGCTGCTACATTTTACTGGCATGGTTACCGCGGTGGATGTTGGTATGACGCTTATAACTATGGCTGGGTATCCAACAGAGACCAAAATAACACCTATACCGCTCGTAATTATTACAATGGCATGCGCTGCGTCAGAGAACTTTAA
- a CDS encoding response regulator encodes MNNFLHSMDFSSAHGTGEVQVLTQMLQGKRPNVLVVDDLHINLVLLGKYIEKYGYEPVFAYDGVEAIEKLWTNNFDIVFMDFQMPVMDGFEALRIIRHELPEPLCNIPVIGVSASMERDAIRRFLELGANDFISKPYEAEDLRAKLLKYAHYLVA; translated from the coding sequence ATGAACAACTTTTTACACAGCATGGATTTCTCTTCCGCTCACGGAACCGGCGAAGTCCAGGTGTTGACGCAAATGCTGCAGGGTAAACGACCCAATGTTCTTGTGGTAGATGATCTGCACATTAATCTGGTACTGCTCGGTAAGTATATCGAAAAGTATGGCTATGAACCCGTTTTTGCCTACGATGGCGTTGAAGCTATCGAAAAACTCTGGACAAACAATTTCGACATCGTTTTCATGGATTTTCAGATGCCTGTGATGGATGGTTTCGAAGCGCTTCGTATTATTCGGCACGAACTGCCCGAGCCTCTATGCAACATTCCGGTCATTGGCGTCTCTGCTTCTATGGAACGCGATGCTATTCGAAGGTTTCTTGAACTGGGCGCAAACGATTTTATTTCTAAACCGTACGAAGCCGAAGACCTTAGGGCAAAACTCCTCAAATACGCCCATTACCTCGTGGCGTAA